GGGTCCGAGCCGAACGTGGCCGTCGTGCAGGCGACGGGGCCCGCGAACGACTTGATCACCCACTTGTCCTTGATGCCGTACGACACCTGGCGGGGGACGGAGCCCACCTTGTCGCAGACCTCGCCCTGGTCGGCGCACTTCGAGAAGCCGGACGGCCAGTCGCGGGCGAGGGCGGGAGTGGATGCGGCGACGGCCGCGGTCAGGGCGGCCAGGCGCAGCAGGTGGCGCTGGCGCCGGGTGTCATTGGGGTTCGAGCTCATGGTTTCCTCCTCTGGGTTTGGGACGGCATCGCATGTCGAACCCTGGAAGATCCACGGTCGGACGACACCAAGTGGTACGACGTCGTATTTCTTGACGTGCGACCGACCGGGGTTGTAGCGGCCCAAACGCCCTGAAAGTTTTTCCGGATGTAAGGGACGTACCCTGAGTTGTCGTACCACCTAACCCTAGGGGGTGAGGTCAGCGGAACCGCGGCGCCCGCTTTTCGAGCCCCGCCAGCGCCGCCTCGCGCTGGTTCGGACTGCCGATCAGGGCCTGCTGCTCGCGGGCCTCGGCGAGCAGCACGTCGGCCGCGCGGACTGGCGATGCGCCGTTGAGCAGCCGCTTGGCCGCGCGGATGGCGTCGGGGCTCTTTGCTGCGATCTGCGCCGCGAGCGCGCGGGCCTCGGCCAGCGGGTCGTCGGCCACGCGGGTGGCGAGACCGATCGCCTGCGCCTCGGTGCCGGAGACGATGCGGCCGGTGAAGGTGAGTTCGCGCAGCACGTCCGCACGCACGAGTTCGGTCATGAAGACGCAGCCGGACATGTCGGGCACGAGGCCCCACTTGACCTCCATCACTGACAGCTTCGTGTCGGGATGGACGATGCGAACGTCGGCGCCCAGCGCAATCTGCAGGCCGCCGCCGAAGGCGACGCCGTGCACCGCGGCGATCACGGGCACCGGCAGCTCGCGCCAGCCCCAGCCCACGTGCTGCGCGGCGTTCGCGAGGCCGTGGCTGCGGGCGAGCAGGTCGCTGCCCATCGTGCCGCTGGTCTGTCCCTGGCCCATCTGTTGGAAGCGGCCCATGTCGAGGCCGGCGCAGAACGCGCGGCCCTCGCCGTGCAGCACCACGGCGCGCACGCGTTCGTCGCCGCGCAGGGTGGCGATGGTGTCGTTGATGGCATTGAACATCGCGGCGTCGATGGCGTTCATCTTGTCGGCGCGCACGAGGGCGACCTCGGCCACGCCCTGGTCGTCGACGGACACGCGCACGCGCGAGGTGGAGGTTTCGTTCATCGCATCACCAGGGAAGTCGGAGGTCGCGCCATTCTGGTGGATCGCGTCGGCGCCGGCCGTCACCTGGATGACGGGTGGCCTGCTGGTTTGCCCCACTTCGAAACCGGCATGTGCGTCGTAAAAATATCAGATCAAGCAATTGATACATGAAAAACCAGGAGATGGCATGAAGAAGTTCCTCGCACCCCCCGCGGCGGCCGCGCTGCTGGCCCTCGCGCTGTCCGGCTGCGGCTCCGACGACACGGTCGACGGACCGCAGGCCGGCACGTTCGGCGAGACCCCCGTGGCCGGCCTCGACGTCGCCGGCACCACCACGGCGGCCCGGCGCACCGATGCCTCCGGCCGCTTCGAACACGCCGCCGGCGAAACGGTGCGCTTCTCGATCGGCGCGCTGGCCCTCGGCAGCGCCCCCGGCGCGGCGATGGTCACCGCACGCGACGTGACGGGCGGTGCCGCCGCGTCCGACCGCCGCGTCACCAACAAGCTGATCCTGCTGCAGACGCTCGACGTCGACGGCAACCTCAACAACGGCATCGAGATCACCGAGGCCATCCGCACGGCGGTGTCCAACAGTGCCGCGTCGATCGACTTCGACCAGGACACGGCCGCCTTCCGCACGAGCCTTGCGCCGCTGCTGGCCACGCTGAACACCGCGTCCGTCTTCACCGACCTCGACCCACGCCCCCGCACGGCACGCACCGCCGCGGCGGCCGTCGAACACTTCACGCGCGCGTCCAGCCCGAGGCACGTCGTCACCACCGCCGCCGGCTCGCTGAGCGGATTCGAAGCCGATGCCTCCACATGGCAGTTCCTCGGCGTGCCGTACGCGAAGCCGCCGGTGGGGGCGTTGCGCTGGCGTCCGCCGCAGGCGGTCACGCCGTGGACCGGCGTGCGCCACGCCACCGCCTGGGCCGACCAGGCCGCGCAGACCACGGCGCTCGAACGGTTCGGCGAAGGTGGCATGAGCGAGGACAGCCTGTACCTCAACGTGACCACGCCGAAGAACGCGGCCAAGCTGCCCGTGATGGTGTGGTTCCACGGCGGCGGTTTCACCTCGCTCACCAGCAACACCAAGGCCTTCAACAACGCGAAGGGACCGGTCACGAAAGGCGTCGTGCAGGTGTCGGTGAACCACCGCCTCGGGCCGTTCGGCTACCTCGCGCACCCGCTGCTCTCCGCCGAGTCGGGCTACGGCGGCTCGGGCAACTACGGGCAGATGGACTTGATCATGGCGCTGCAATGGGTGCGCGACAACATCGCGGCCTTCGGCGGCGACCCCACGAACGTCACCATCTTCGGCGAGTCGGGCGGCGGGCGGAAGGTGCTGTCGCTGATGGCCTCGCCCGAGGCGAAGGGCCTGTTCCACCGCGCCATCAGCCAGAGCGGCACGCTGATCCCGGACACCCGCACGCTCGCGTCCGCCGAAGCCATCGGCACGGCCCTCTCCACGAACCTCGGCGCCACCACGCTCGAGCAGCTGCGCGCGAAGCCGTGGACCGAGGTGGTGACGGCCGCCGCCGCGCTCGTGCCGTACACCAACATCGACAACCGCTACCTGCCGCACAGCGAACGCGCGAGCTTCGAGGGCCACACGCACAACGACGTGCCGTTCCTGATCGTCACGAACACGGCCGACACCGTCGACCCCATCGAGACGGTGAAGAACGTGTTCCCGTGGATGACGACCCACAGCGCGCAGCCGCACTATGCCGCGGTCTTCAGCCGCGTGCCGGCCGGGTGGACGCAGCGCGGGCTCAAGGCGTACCACGGCGCCGAGCTGACGTACGTGTTCAATGCGCCGGAGAGTGTCGTCGCGCACTTCCAGTTGAACCTCGTGCTGGACCCGGCGACCAGCGCGCGCGTGGTGATCGGCGACCTGAACGGCAACGGCGTCAGCGGCACCGCGGGCGACACCGCCGACGTGCTGGCCTCCGCCGGCTTCGACACGACCGACGCCGCGGTGGCCGATCGCACGATGACGATGTGGACCACCTTCGCGAAAACGGGCAACCCGAGCATCACCGGACTGTCCTGGCCGGCGTACACGACGTCCAACGACACCTACGTCGAACTCGGCGCACAGGCGGTGGTGAAGACGGGCCTGTCGGCCGTGTTCCCCTGACGGGAAGCCCGCGGGCGTGACGGATGCGGCAACCGGAAGTTCCGGACAGTGAAATACCTGGACCGAAGGTTGATACATTCATGCCATGAGCATCGACCCGGCCACCCCACGCCCCCTCGGCGGCAGCATCCAGGACCGCATCCGCGCGGCCGTGGAGGCCGAGATCGTGTCGGGTGAACGGCCGCCGGGCAGTGTCATCGACGACCGCCAGCTCTCCGAACGCTTCCAGGCCTCGCGCACTCCGGTGCGCGAGGCCTTGCTCGTGCTGGCGGCCCAGGGGCTGGTGCACATCGCGCCCCGGTCCGGCATCTACGTCCGGCGCGCCAGCATCGACGAACTGGTGGCGTCCCTCGAGGCGCTGACCGAGGTGGAATCGGTGCTGGCCGGCATGGCTGCGCGCCGCGCCACCGCGGCCCACTGCGCCGAGTTGCGCACCGCCATGGCCACCTGTTCCGAGCGCGCCGCGGCGGGCGACCAGCCCGGCTACGAGGCGGCCAACCGCGACCTGCACCAGGCCATCTACCGCGCCAGCGGCAACCCGGTGCTGGTCGAGACCGTGCGGTCGCTGCGGCGCACGCTCGCGGCCTACCGCCAGTGCAGCATCCGGCATCCGGGTCGCCTCGGCGCCTCGGCCGAGGAGCACCGCGCCATCGTGACGGCCATCTGCGCCGGCGACTCCCTCGCCGCCTCGGCCGCGATGCGGCAGCACATCAACCTGGGCGGCGAAGCCCTGGTCGAACTCGTCGTGACCGCCCAGACGATGGGCGCGCGGCACGACACGGCGGCCTCGCCCGAGGCGGCGCCGGCGCGGCGGTCCCCACGCCGCGCGATGTCGCGCCGCTGACACCCCTCCCGCGGGTTGGTCCGCATGCGGACCGGGTTTCGAGTCGTAAAAATATCAGATCACGAGTCTGATACGAACATGACGATCCCAACCCAGGAGACCCCCATGAACCGAAGCGACAACCGGCGGCGCCTCGCGGCCGCCGCCGTGGCCGCCGTGCTGGCCCTCACCGCGTGTGGCGGCGACGACGTCGAGGAACTGTCCGGCGTCTTCGTCGACAGCCCCGTGTCGGGCCTCGACGTCACCGGCTCCGCCGGCCCGGCCCGTTCCACGGATGCGAACGGCCGGTTCACCTACGCGGCCGGCGAGACGCTCTCGTTCGCCATCGGCAACCTCGCCCTCGGCTCGGCCGCGGGCGGCGGTGTGCTCACGCCGCTGTCGGTCACGGCCGGCGCGGCGTCGGCCGCCGACGTGCGCGTGAACAACAAGCTGATCCTGCTGCAGACGCTCGACGCCGACGGCGACCTCAACAACGGCATCCAGATCACCGCGGCGATCCGGGCGGTGGTGTCGCCGCGGGCCGCGGCCATCGACTTCAACCAGCCCACGGCGGCGTTCCGCACGAGCCTCGCGCCGCTGCTCGCCGCACTCAACGACGCGGCCGTGTTCTCGGACCTCGACCCGAGGCCGCGCAGCGCGCGCACGGCCGCCGCGGCGCTCGAACACTTCGGCCGGTCGATGGCCCCGCGCAACGTCGTCGCCACCACGGGCGGATCGCTCAGCGGCTTCGAGGCCAATGCCACCACGTGGCAGTACTTCGGCATTCCGTACGCCCGCCCGCCCGTCGGTGAGCTGCGCTGGCGTCCGCCGCAGCCGCCGGTCGCATGGACCGGCGTGCGCCAGGCCACCGGCTGGAGCGACCAGAGCGCGCAGAACCCCACGTTCGAGACGCTCGGCGAAGGCGGCATGAGCGAAGACTCGCTGTACCTCAACGTCACGGCGCCGAAGAACGCGTCGAAGGCGCCGGTGATGGTGTGGTTCCACGGCGGCGCGTTCGCGATCCTGACGGGCAACTCGAAGCAGTACAACAACCCGGAAGGCGTGACCACGAAGGGGGTCGTGCTCGTCACCGTCAACCACCGCCTCGGGCCGTTCGGCTACATGGCCCATCCGCTGCTGAGTGCCGAGAGCGGCCACGGCGGCTCGGGCAACTACGGCCAGATGGACCTCGTGATGGCGCTGCAGTGGGTGAAGGACAACATCGCCCGCTTCGGCGGCGACCCGGCCAACGTCACGCTGTTCGGCCAGTCGGGCGGCGGCGGCAAGACGTATGGCCTGCTGAACTCGCCGCAGGCCGCCGGTCTCTTCCACAAGGCCGTGGTGCAGAGCGGGGCCAACCCCATCGCGACCACCGGCACGGCCGCGGCCTCGCTGGCTGCGGGCGAGGCCATCGGCACGGCGATGTTCACGCGCCTGAACGTGACGACGCTCGCCGCCGCGCGGGCGCTTCCGTGGACCGCCTTCGTGCAGGCCGACCTCGACGCGGGCATCCCGCGCGAGATCTACCGTCCGAACGTCGACTACGCCCACCTGCCGAAGACCTACGGGCAGAACATGACCGACGGCATGCCGAGCGACGTGCCGCTGATGGTGGGCGCCACGTCCGGCGACTACCCGTCGCTGCGCGCCGCACTGCCGGTCTTCATGGCCCAGCGCGCACCCACCTACAAGTCGCCGCAGTTCGTGTACCGCTTCAGCCGCGTGCCCGACGGCTGGGCCGCGATGAACCTCGCGAGCGGCCACGGCGGCGAGGTGCCCTACCTCTTCAACTACCCGCTCGGCCTGGCGAGCAACTACGGCCTGGGCCTCGTGCTGACGGCGGCCAACACGAAGCCGCCCATCGGCGACCTCAACGGAAACGGCGTCACGGGCACCGCGGGCGACGTGGCCGACGTCTATGCGTCGATGGGCTGGGGTGCGGGCGACGTGGCGACGGTGGACGCGGTGATGTCGATGTGGACGCAGTTTGCGAAGACCGGCAACCCGAGCACCCCTGCGTTCACGTGGCCCGCGTACACGCTGGCCAACGACACCTACGCGGAGATCGGCCCGACGGCGTCGCCGAGCGTGCGAACGGGTCTCGCCACGGCGTTCCCGTGAGCGCCCGACGGACTCAGCCGAACTCGGCCGAGTCCGTCACCACCTTGCGGATCTCCGCCATCAGCGCCAGCGCGCCGGGGGAGGGCAGCGCGCCGAGGCGCTGCGACAGGCCGATCTGCCGCCGCGTGCGTTCCAGCGGGAAGTCGAGCGCCACGAGGCTGCCGTCGCGGATCTCGTAGCGCAGCTGGTGGGCGGAGATGGCCGTCAGCATGTCGCTTTCGAGCAGCAGGCCGCGCAGCACCGCGAGGTCGCCCGTCTCCACCGCGGGCACGGGGGGCGGCTGGCGGGCGTCCGAGAAGAACGACTCGAAGAGTTCGCGCGACGGCGACCCGTGCCGCGACAGCACCCACGTGGCGCTGCGCAGCGTGTCGAAGTCGATGCGATTGACCCGCGTGAACGGATGGTCCGCACGCGCGATGACCGAGAGCCGGTCCTCGAAGAGGGGCGCCTGTTCCAGCTCTTTCGCCTCGGCCGGGCCGCGCAGCGCGCCGAGGATGAAGTCGACGTCGCCGCTGCGCAACGAGGCCGCGAGGGCCTCGTACGGGCTCTCGACGGTGCCCACGTGCAGTTGCGGATGCCGCGCGAGCAGCGAGGCGATGGCGCGCGGCAGGATGTGCGTGCGCCCGAGCGGCAGGGCGCCCACGTTCACGCTGCCCTGCAGCGTGCCTTCGCTCGCGGCGAGGTCGGGCACGATGTGCCGCAGCTCGGCGAGCACCCGCTTGAAGTGGAACGCGAGGATCTCGCCGGCCGGCGTGGGCACGAGCCCGCGCGCGGTGCGGTCGAACAGCGAGGTGCCCAGGCGGGCCTCCAGGTCCTTCACCGCGGTGCTGATGGCCGGCTGCGTGATCGCGAACTCGCGTGCCACGGCCGCCATGCTGCGCCGTTCGACGAGGCTCGCGATGACGGCCAGGCGCCGGCCGTTCATGATCGACGCGAACAGCGAGTTGACGTCCGCGGACGACTGCACGCCGCCGCGCGCCATCAGCTGCTGACGTGCGGCCTCGAACATGCCTTCGATGCGCCGGGCGCGCACGAGCACGATGTCCCCGTACCGGTTGATCACCATCCCGCGGGAGCGCCGCTCGAAGAGCGGCACGCCGAGCACCGACTCCAGTTCCGAGATGGAACGGGCCACGGCCGAGGAGACGCGGTAGAGCCCCTCGGCGGCGTGCGCGATGCTGCCGGCGTCGGCCACGGCGCACAGCACGTGCAGGTGACGCAGGTTGGTGCCGAGCGCGCCGGCCGGTCGGGAGTCGATGAATTTGTCTGGCATGGTCCCTGCGATTCTTCTCGATCGGACGGCGCTGAAGTGCTCGGGGATTACCCGTCCCTATAAAAAAGTTCGGTGTCGACGCAAGCGCTAGTCGCTCCACGATGACCCCGAGCGCGGGACACTGCCGGCACGACGAACCGAACGCACGAGCCGCAGACCATGATCATCGATTGCCACGGCCACTACACCACCGCCCCGAAGGCGCTCGAGGCCTGGCGCGACCAGCAGGTCGCGAGCCTGTCGGGCGCCACCCCCGCCCCGTCGGTGTCGTCGCTGAAGATCAGCGACGACGAACTGCGCGAGTCCATCGAGACCAACCAGCTCGCGAAGATGCGCGAGCGCGGCATCGACCTCACGATCTTCTCGCCGCGCGCGAGCTTCATGGCCCACCACATCGGCGGATTCGACACCAGCGCCACCTGGTCCGCGATCTGCAACGAACTGATCGCCCGCGTGGTCGGCCTGTTCCCCGGCCAGTTCATCGGCGCGGCCATGCTGCCGCAGTCGCCCGGCGTCGACCCGAGGACGTGTGTCGCCGAGATCGACCGCTGCGTCAACGAGTACGGCTTCGTGGCCATCAACCTGAGCCCGGACCCCTCCGGCGGCCACTGGACCTCGCCGCCGCTGTCGGACCGGCACTGGTACCCGGTGTACGAGCGGATGGTCGAACTCGACATCCCCGCGATGATCCACGTGAGCACGAGCTGCAACGCGTGCTTCCACACCACCGGCTCGCACTACCTGAACGCGGACACCACGGCCTTCATGCAGTGCCTCACGTCCGACCTGTTCAAGGACTTCCCGACGCTGCGCTTCGTGATCCCGCACGGCGGCGGCGCGGTGCCGTACCACTGGGGCCGTTTCCGCGGCCTGGCCCAGGAGATGAAGAAGCCGCCGCTCGGCGAGCACCTGCTCAAGAACATCTTCTTCGACACCTGCGTGTACCACCAGCCCGGCATCGACCTGCTCACGAAGGTGATCCCGGTCGACAACGTGCTGTTCGCCTCCGAGATGATCGGCGCCGTGCGCGGCATCGACCCCACCACCGGCTTCGCGTACGACGACACGCGCCGCTACATCGAGGCGGCCTCGCTGTCGATGGACGACCGCCGCAAGATCTTCGAAGGCAACGCCCGCTGCGTGTACCCGCGCCTCGACGCGGCGCTGCGCGCCCGCGCCGCTGCCTGAACCCGCTCGCAGGAACACCATGAACACGCTCGGAATCGTCAAGCGCACCATCCCCCGCCCGCCCCGCGAGGCGGTCGAACACCTCTCGAAGTTCGGCGTCGCCACCGTCCACGAGGCCATGGGCCGCGTGGGCCTCACCAAGCCGGTGCTCAAACCGATGTACGACGGCGCCCGCCTGTGCGGACCGGCGGTCACCGTGCTGCTGCAGCCGGGGGACAACTGGATGTTCCACGTCGCGGCCGAACTGATCCAGCCGGGCGACGTGGTGTTGGCGGCCTGCACCACCGACAACGTCGACGGCTTCTTCGGGGACCTGCTCGCCACGTCCTTCCGCGCCCGCGGCTGCGTGGGCCTCGTGATCGATGGCGGCGTGCGCGACGTGCGCGTGCTGCGCGAGATGGACTTCCCCGTCTTCGCCCGCACCGCGCACGCCAAGGGCACGGTCAAGGCCACGCTCGGCTCCGTCAACGTGCCGGTGGTGTGCGCCGGTGCGCTGGTGCAGCCCGGCGACGTGGTGGTGGCCGACGACGACGGCGTGGTGATCGTGCCGTGCGCCGACGTGGCGCGCGTGGCCGAGGCCGCCGCCAAACGCGAGGCCCTCGAGGAAGGCAAGCGCCAGCGCCTCGCCGACGGCGAGCTGGGCCTCGACATCTACCAGATGCGGGAACGCCTCGCCGAGGCGGGCCTGCGCTACATCGACTGAGGAATCCCCATGGCCAGCATCATCGGCGCCATCGCCTGCTCCCACACCCCCACCATCGGCTTCGCCCACGACAAGCACAAGCAGGACGACCCGGTCTGGGCCCCCATCTTCGAGGCCTTCGCCCCCATCAAGGGCTGGCTCGCCGACAAGAAGCCCGACGCGGCGATCGTGATCTTCAACGACCACGTGACCTCGTTCTTCTTCGACCACTACTCGCCGTTCACGCTGGGCGTGGGCACGCAGTTCAAGGTGGCCGACGAGGGCGGCGGCCCGCGCGGCCTGCCGGCCGTCGCGGGGCATCCCGCGCTGGCCGCGCACATCGGCCAGTCGGTCGTGGCCGACGAGTTCGACCTGTCGTTCTTCCAGGACAAGGGCCTCGACCACGGCGTGTTCTCGCCGCTGTCGGTGCTGTGCGACCACGACCCGGCGTGGCCGTTCCCGATCATCCCGCTGCAGGTGGGCGTGCTGCAGGCCCCGAGCCCCAGCGCGCGCCGCTGCTACGCACTGGGCCAGGCCGTGCGCCGCGCCGTCGAGAGTTTCCCGGAAGACCTGCGCGTGGTGATCATCGCCACCGGCGGCCTGTCGCACCAGGTGCACGGTGAACGCGCGGGCTTCAACAACCCGGCGTGGGACGCGAAGTTCCTCGACCTGATCGAGAAGGACCCGGTGCGTCTCACCGAGATGACCCTCGCCGAACTGGCGACCATCGGCGGCTGCGAAAGCGCCGAGGTGGTGATGTGGCTGATCATGCGCGGCGCGCTGTCGTCGCAGGTCACGAAGCTGCACCAGTCGTACTACCTGCCGTCGATGACGGGCATCGCGACGCTCGTGTTCGAGAACCACGCCGAACCGCCGTCGGCCGCCGCGTTGCAGCGCCACCGTGACCACATGGCGCGCGAGATGCGCGGCATCGAACTGCTGGAGGACACGTACCCCTTCGACCTCGCGCGCAGCGTCAAGGGCTACCGCATCAACAAGTTCCTGCACGAGCTGGTGGAACCGGCGCACCGGGCGCGGTTCCTCGCCGACGAGGTGGCGCTGATGCGCGAGGCGGGCCT
This genomic stretch from Piscinibacter gummiphilus harbors:
- a CDS encoding LysR family transcriptional regulator; this encodes MPDKFIDSRPAGALGTNLRHLHVLCAVADAGSIAHAAEGLYRVSSAVARSISELESVLGVPLFERRSRGMVINRYGDIVLVRARRIEGMFEAARQQLMARGGVQSSADVNSLFASIMNGRRLAVIASLVERRSMAAVAREFAITQPAISTAVKDLEARLGTSLFDRTARGLVPTPAGEILAFHFKRVLAELRHIVPDLAASEGTLQGSVNVGALPLGRTHILPRAIASLLARHPQLHVGTVESPYEALAASLRSGDVDFILGALRGPAEAKELEQAPLFEDRLSVIARADHPFTRVNRIDFDTLRSATWVLSRHGSPSRELFESFFSDARQPPPVPAVETGDLAVLRGLLLESDMLTAISAHQLRYEIRDGSLVALDFPLERTRRQIGLSQRLGALPSPGALALMAEIRKVVTDSAEFG
- a CDS encoding GntR family transcriptional regulator — encoded protein: MSIDPATPRPLGGSIQDRIRAAVEAEIVSGERPPGSVIDDRQLSERFQASRTPVREALLVLAAQGLVHIAPRSGIYVRRASIDELVASLEALTEVESVLAGMAARRATAAHCAELRTAMATCSERAAAGDQPGYEAANRDLHQAIYRASGNPVLVETVRSLRRTLAAYRQCSIRHPGRLGASAEEHRAIVTAICAGDSLAASAAMRQHINLGGEALVELVVTAQTMGARHDTAASPEAAPARRSPRRAMSRR
- the ligK gene encoding 4-carboxy-4-hydroxy-2-oxoadipate aldolase/oxaloacetate decarboxylase; the encoded protein is MNTLGIVKRTIPRPPREAVEHLSKFGVATVHEAMGRVGLTKPVLKPMYDGARLCGPAVTVLLQPGDNWMFHVAAELIQPGDVVLAACTTDNVDGFFGDLLATSFRARGCVGLVIDGGVRDVRVLREMDFPVFARTAHAKGTVKATLGSVNVPVVCAGALVQPGDVVVADDDGVVIVPCADVARVAEAAAKREALEEGKRQRLADGELGLDIYQMRERLAEAGLRYID
- a CDS encoding gallate dioxygenase, which codes for MASIIGAIACSHTPTIGFAHDKHKQDDPVWAPIFEAFAPIKGWLADKKPDAAIVIFNDHVTSFFFDHYSPFTLGVGTQFKVADEGGGPRGLPAVAGHPALAAHIGQSVVADEFDLSFFQDKGLDHGVFSPLSVLCDHDPAWPFPIIPLQVGVLQAPSPSARRCYALGQAVRRAVESFPEDLRVVIIATGGLSHQVHGERAGFNNPAWDAKFLDLIEKDPVRLTEMTLAELATIGGCESAEVVMWLIMRGALSSQVTKLHQSYYLPSMTGIATLVFENHAEPPSAAALQRHRDHMAREMRGIELLEDTYPFDLARSVKGYRINKFLHELVEPAHRARFLADEVALMREAGLTDVERDLIQRRDWRAMMHYGVIFFLLEKLAAVVGVSNLHVYAAMRGQSLEEFQKTRNAPGALYSVSGGSGPAGNWDKK
- a CDS encoding crotonase/enoyl-CoA hydratase family protein; this translates as MNETSTSRVRVSVDDQGVAEVALVRADKMNAIDAAMFNAINDTIATLRGDERVRAVVLHGEGRAFCAGLDMGRFQQMGQGQTSGTMGSDLLARSHGLANAAQHVGWGWRELPVPVIAAVHGVAFGGGLQIALGADVRIVHPDTKLSVMEVKWGLVPDMSGCVFMTELVRADVLRELTFTGRIVSGTEAQAIGLATRVADDPLAEARALAAQIAAKSPDAIRAAKRLLNGASPVRAADVLLAEAREQQALIGSPNQREAALAGLEKRAPRFR
- a CDS encoding amidohydrolase family protein; protein product: MIIDCHGHYTTAPKALEAWRDQQVASLSGATPAPSVSSLKISDDELRESIETNQLAKMRERGIDLTIFSPRASFMAHHIGGFDTSATWSAICNELIARVVGLFPGQFIGAAMLPQSPGVDPRTCVAEIDRCVNEYGFVAINLSPDPSGGHWTSPPLSDRHWYPVYERMVELDIPAMIHVSTSCNACFHTTGSHYLNADTTAFMQCLTSDLFKDFPTLRFVIPHGGGAVPYHWGRFRGLAQEMKKPPLGEHLLKNIFFDTCVYHQPGIDLLTKVIPVDNVLFASEMIGAVRGIDPTTGFAYDDTRRYIEAASLSMDDRRKIFEGNARCVYPRLDAALRARAAA
- a CDS encoding carboxylesterase/lipase family protein — translated: MNRSDNRRRLAAAAVAAVLALTACGGDDVEELSGVFVDSPVSGLDVTGSAGPARSTDANGRFTYAAGETLSFAIGNLALGSAAGGGVLTPLSVTAGAASAADVRVNNKLILLQTLDADGDLNNGIQITAAIRAVVSPRAAAIDFNQPTAAFRTSLAPLLAALNDAAVFSDLDPRPRSARTAAAALEHFGRSMAPRNVVATTGGSLSGFEANATTWQYFGIPYARPPVGELRWRPPQPPVAWTGVRQATGWSDQSAQNPTFETLGEGGMSEDSLYLNVTAPKNASKAPVMVWFHGGAFAILTGNSKQYNNPEGVTTKGVVLVTVNHRLGPFGYMAHPLLSAESGHGGSGNYGQMDLVMALQWVKDNIARFGGDPANVTLFGQSGGGGKTYGLLNSPQAAGLFHKAVVQSGANPIATTGTAAASLAAGEAIGTAMFTRLNVTTLAAARALPWTAFVQADLDAGIPREIYRPNVDYAHLPKTYGQNMTDGMPSDVPLMVGATSGDYPSLRAALPVFMAQRAPTYKSPQFVYRFSRVPDGWAAMNLASGHGGEVPYLFNYPLGLASNYGLGLVLTAANTKPPIGDLNGNGVTGTAGDVADVYASMGWGAGDVATVDAVMSMWTQFAKTGNPSTPAFTWPAYTLANDTYAEIGPTASPSVRTGLATAFP
- a CDS encoding carboxylesterase/lipase family protein, encoding MKKFLAPPAAAALLALALSGCGSDDTVDGPQAGTFGETPVAGLDVAGTTTAARRTDASGRFEHAAGETVRFSIGALALGSAPGAAMVTARDVTGGAAASDRRVTNKLILLQTLDVDGNLNNGIEITEAIRTAVSNSAASIDFDQDTAAFRTSLAPLLATLNTASVFTDLDPRPRTARTAAAAVEHFTRASSPRHVVTTAAGSLSGFEADASTWQFLGVPYAKPPVGALRWRPPQAVTPWTGVRHATAWADQAAQTTALERFGEGGMSEDSLYLNVTTPKNAAKLPVMVWFHGGGFTSLTSNTKAFNNAKGPVTKGVVQVSVNHRLGPFGYLAHPLLSAESGYGGSGNYGQMDLIMALQWVRDNIAAFGGDPTNVTIFGESGGGRKVLSLMASPEAKGLFHRAISQSGTLIPDTRTLASAEAIGTALSTNLGATTLEQLRAKPWTEVVTAAAALVPYTNIDNRYLPHSERASFEGHTHNDVPFLIVTNTADTVDPIETVKNVFPWMTTHSAQPHYAAVFSRVPAGWTQRGLKAYHGAELTYVFNAPESVVAHFQLNLVLDPATSARVVIGDLNGNGVSGTAGDTADVLASAGFDTTDAAVADRTMTMWTTFAKTGNPSITGLSWPAYTTSNDTYVELGAQAVVKTGLSAVFP